ACGGATAAATGTTACTCGAGGGCTAGAAGAGAAGAACCTTAATACTAAACGTTGGAAGATCTCAATACTAAACCAAGTTTCAATCAAGACTGGTAAGTCCATCAGTCCAAACGGTTGTCCATGTACCAGTAAAAGATTCGGCAGCTATTGCAACCCCTACTTCTTCGGGTGGAACCCCAGGCTGAGGACTTACTTAAAATGCTGCCAAGATATCAATATCCCTAGTGTCATACTCTGGGGCATAATAAGTCAATTTATAATCTTTAACACCAGCTTGAAATCCAACACCTACTTAGTGCAACATCAAGAAAATGTGTCTAGTCCAGCTCTCACATGGGCAAAACAAGTTGCCCCCTAGATGGAAAGAGTCGCTCACAATTGTTGGATGCACCGCCTAGCTCAAGACGAAAAGAAAGGAGAAGAATCCATGGAATATCCTTGACCTCGTAAGTTCTATGTTTAAGCTGTATTTTCATTTAGAATAAAAACACGTCCATACAAAACCTTGCAGGAACATGCAGCACATAGACCAGACATATTCGTTACCTGCTCAAGCACTAATGCAAAATCAGGCTTTGAACGAGGTTTTCGTATATGGGCAGGCGGCGGTTCCCCTTTCCCCCTCAAAGCTTATGGCGTTAATACTCGGCCCGGCACAACCATTTTTCGGAACCGCCTGTGTTGATAATCCATGGATATATAGGGAGAAGGGCTTTGCCCTTCGTGGTGACTTTTTTTTCACTTCTTAATCCTTTAGAGATGCCCTGAATGATATATAACATCCATGAGAAAAACAAGATTACGATTGTCCACATTGAAATGACGCAGAAGTCAGGATAATCCTCTTTTTTCTAAAATCTATAATCAGAAAACCAAACACTTGCAAACCAACGTGTGGATAGATGGTTAGGTGGACACTGGTAttcccagcccatcagggttcaagtcctagtgCTCACATTTATTCCTGGATATATTTAAAGATTTTTGACGATGCGCGTTCAGTAGGAGGAGATATTCCCGTCGACTACAAGACGCTGATATGCCGATTCCGTCTCTCAAAGGTAAACCAGACACTTACATACGCACTTGTTGCACGTAACGAAAAACTGTTGCACGTAAAAGGAAACCAATGCAGCCTCGGGCATGAGAGAGTAGGCTTTTGTTTCCTTTCAGAGCCGGAGTTTCCGTGTAGGCTTTCTAGTCACAACGCGAATTCTTGTATAACATTTTTTTCCCTTCTATAAAAAATACGGTACGCCTTTGACGTATTCTCGAAAAGAAAAAGTATCATGCGTGGCTTCACAGTCAGGAGTAAAGACGGGGGACTCATGAACTCCACCCGGCCCCACTTCGCCAACCTTCAAAATCTCAAATTGCGGCTTTCTCGCGAAGCCACGAACGTAATAAATCACCCGGATTacccctccccctccaccatcaaaaCCCTATTTCCGGCGGGCCTCGTACTGGGTGCTGGCGATGGCCGACGGCGTCCTCTCGTCTGCCGTCCACCCGAACGGGCACTCCCCGGAGTTCGTCTTCAGGCAGTACCGCGGCCGCCGCGCCGGCATTGTGAAGGCCCTCACCGAAGGTCCCCCCTCCCCCTCTCTGGTGTGGATTTTGGTACGGGGTTTTTTCACGCTGATGGTTGTTTTAACCTGTTAATTATTGGTCCGCAGATGTGGAGGAGTTCTACGAGCAGTGCGACCCTGGTGAGTTTCCTTACTTCTTCTGATGTTGATTTTGGGGCAGATGGAATTTGTGGTTTTCATCTATTAGCAGGTAGAAATATGTACAGAGGCAACCCCAAGGTTAATAAATATGTAGTTTCACTGACGTTATTTGATTGCCTCGTGATGCTCGATGTAGTTGCTGATTCCGTAATATTGGTAGTTTTCATTGCGTTACCACTTACCAGTGGAATGATTGATGAACTAATTCCGGTAGTCTCCGATGGAACGAATTTGCTAATGAGTGATGAGTCAAATTTAATAGTCAGGGAGTCAAATCATGGCAGAATTGCGAGCTTGGTGCAATTGAAATTCTGTATGCCCTATCTGATTAAGATACCAGAACATTTAACCATCACTTCTGCTTATATTCAGCTGTAAATTGGAGAAATTGCCATGAATACTAACAAAGTAACAATGTGGGTAAATTGGAATTGCCTGTCGAGCTTTGAGTGGCCAAAGGATTGAGCTGCAGAATTGGAAGTCCCGAATTTCCTAGTTGCCTGTCTGTAGTTGGGTGTCACTGCAAAATGCGTACTGTTGCTGTACTCTGTGTCGGCATCAGCTTGTATGTGCTTGTGGGTTTTCATTAAATTTATGATACTGCATGCACTAGCATGTTCATTTTGTGTTATGTCGTTTTCTGGGTTACTTGTGGAATGAACAAGGTTGTCATCTTCGTAGGCACAACTCTGACTTGTGATGACCCTTTATTTGCCAGACGAGAAGGCCTTGTGCCTCTTTGGACTGCCTGATGGGACCTGGGAAGTGAGTCAACTACCTGAGGAGATCCCTGTTCAACTTCCTGAGCCAGTATGTGGGATAAACTTTGCTCGTGATGTTACACCCAAGAAAGTTTGGCTATCTATGATAGCTATTCATAGTGATGCATGGTTAATGTCCATAGCATTTTACCACGCGGGTCGTGTCTCATTTGACAGAGTTGGCAGGTATGCTGCTTTTCTTTACTGCAAATGCTATATTTCTCCTTTTCTTTTACAATCCTCTTTCTTTTTCAAGCAGGACATTCTATGCGTTGAATGTATTGCGTGATACAGTCCATGCTTTGCTTGCTACAACTTACTATGCACAAAGACGTTCAGCACTGTGTCATACATttcatttcattttcatttggaaATACCTCAATGAGAATTTGTAATGTATGTAAATCTGTGAGTCTTAGGTCCTTTTGCTAATCTTTGTCATAGTTCACTCAGATAATGGACCTTATTTTTTAAAATGCCCTTTCTCTCTTTTACCTTCTTATTTCTCATAGAGCCTAGAATTAGTTGTTAGGTGCATACACCTTTTACAATTCTTGTAACCCAACAAGTGCAGAGTgttatgataaatatttgaatcttttcacTAGTTGAATATAAACCTCTACTAATTGAATGATGTCTGAACGAAGAAAAAAGCTGATCAAAATGGTAAGTGGAGCAGTACTGAGGATGTATATTTGGTGGAAAGTATCAGTACTGATATTCTTATCTAGCTTGCTGTATATTTCAAGAAATCATCAGTATTTAAGCATTTCTTACTGTCTATAGTGATGTTCTAACTTCAATCGTCGAATGCTTCATCGTTTACATTTTCAATTGTATTTATATCCCCTAAATtatcttctactccctctgtaCAAGTCTCTAAAATGTCATATTTCGGAACGGAGGTAGTATATGTCATGATTGTTGAATAATTTTGCTACAGTTTCACATTTTTTTATGGTGCATAGATTGCAGTATTGTCATTATCATTTCCAGCCATTCATTTTGTCTTCGGCAAAAATGGGCTAGATGTAATGTGTTTTTTAAACTTGGCCTTCTTTGGGTAAGATGGGCAACATTCCTCCTGCTTGTTCTTGTCTAAGAACCAAACTTGGAGGACCAATTTGCTTTTCACTTCAACTCATGCTGACAGATTTGTGCAACTTCTTGAGATAAACCATCATACCTACTTAATGAACTGCTGCTGTCTTCTAAAGTTGCAATGATAGTGCTGGGTTCTGAACCTATGTGGCATGGTTCTCCTTTACGTTCTTGCTTCTGAATGGAGCTTGTTTTGTGATGCATGTCATTTCTATGCCAGCCTAGATAGGTGTATCCGGAGTACGGTGTTTAGTTTGGTACGAAGTACTGATTGCTATCATGGTGTTTGATAATGGTGCTGAAGTGGCACTTGTATTTTGGTTGCAGGGAACAGCTCTTCAGGTTGATCAATCGTCTTCCCACTGTCTATGAAGCTGTGACAGGAAGCTATGAGAGGCAAGCACAGACCGCCAACGGCAGCAGGAAAAATAAGTCCAGCTCCCAGGTAAACATGAGCTGACCACACGACATTCCTTATTTGTTGTCCATA
This region of Triticum aestivum cultivar Chinese Spring chromosome 2D, IWGSC CS RefSeq v2.1, whole genome shotgun sequence genomic DNA includes:
- the LOC123053416 gene encoding PHD finger protein ALFIN-LIKE 4, encoding MADGVLSSAVHPNGHSPEFVFRQYRGRRAGIVKALTEDVEEFYEQCDPDEKALCLFGLPDGTWEVSQLPEEIPVQLPEPVCGINFARDVTPKKVWLSMIAIHSDAWLMSIAFYHAGRVSFDRVGREQLFRLINRLPTVYEAVTGSYERQAQTANGSRKNKSSSQPPNQFTSNCKPVTPALPTPKEDNYADFNSWTVMEDRPMLKEEDGGKEGGGGEDQAITKCAGCKEIYSANDGHLWIGCDHCQRWFHGKCVGVTAEMASRIEDYMCPGCSYKATTKASDSI